TTTGGTTGCGAGGGATTCGCGGGCGGCGACCCAGGGAAGGCCGACGCAGCGGATGGCGAGTGGAGGGTTTTGGATCGATCTTCGTTGGGCTTGGGGTCGGATGGTGGGATCGTGCTCACGCTGCCGTCGGGCGATTGGCAATCCGCGAGCCAACGGAGCGCCGATGCGGCCGAGCGGTTCGCGGCCGATAGCGCGATTGCCGCCAGCGCTGTGGGCTCGCTGCTCGCCGGTCCCTGCGGATGATATCCGCACGGGATCTGCGTCGAGAGCCGATTCAGCAGTTCATCGTTCCAAGCCATGCAACCGTCCTAATCGATCCGCGGTCGCGAGCAATGCGCGTCGAAAGGAGCAGGCACACTCCCTGTGCCGTCCGCCCTGCTTTTATGCGCCGCCGGCCATCGGGTTCCGTGCGGAGTCGTGAAACATCGATTGGCCCGTGGCGGTGCAATTGCGCAGCGTGGGCCATAAAAAAAGATAGCTTTGCCTCGTGGTCGGGGAGCGAGACACGCGAAAATCCCGACAGTTTTTCCCGAACGGCCGGAACATGACCCTGCTCTCCATTGCGCCTGCCGACGCCGCTCACGAACAGCGCGATCGAACGTCCGAACCGATCAACCCGCTTCGCTGGCCAAGCTTCGGTCCGCCGATGCGGCGCTGGGCAACGGCGCTCAATGTGATTGGACTGCTGCTGTTGGCGGTCGTGTGCCGATGCCGCGATCTGGGAAACCTGCCGGGCGTCAATGGGGATGAGGCGTGGTACGGGGTTCAAGCCGAATTGCTTCTCCACGATCGGCCGATTCCGTGGCGAACGCCGAGCGGCAACTTGCTCAATCCGCTGTTCTTCGTGCCGCAATTAGCGATCCACGCCATTTTCAAACCATCGTTCGTGGTGTTGCGCAGCACGGCAGTGTTCAGCGGGCTGGCGGCCTTGGTGCTCAATTTCTGGCTCTGCCGACGCGTCTTTGGCCGCAGGATGGCGATCATTTCGACAACCGTATTGGCGGCGCTGCCGATCGATATTGCGTATAGTCGGTTGGCTTGGGACGCCAGCCAATCGCTTTTGGCAGCGTTGCCTTGCGTCTACTTGCCGCTTTGGGCAATCGTCGACGCTCGGCGAAAGATCCGGCTGAGCCTTGCAACCGTCGCGGCCTTGCTGCTGGCGATCCTCATTCATCCGACAAACCTTTTTATTGCACCGATTGCGATTACGTGTTTGGGGTATGCTTGGCGGAGCAAATTAGTTCCGGCCGCCCGACGAGTCGCGGCGTTTCGACCGGGCTCTCGCCGTAGCGTTGCATGGAGCGCCGCAGCGGCAATTCTCGTCGTGATCGCTGGATCGATGGTGGTTCAACGATCGGCGGGGCGCATGGCGTGGCTCGAAACCCCGCTTGCGCGAGGTGCAAACATCTCGCAATACGGCGAATTTCTCATGAATTTCGGCCGTTTGTTCTCGGGGGCCACCGAATACGAATATATTTCGGGTGCCATCGGAGCGTCCGGATCCAACGCTTCGGCGCAGGACCCGGTACGCTGGCAATACGTGCCCTATGACTTAGCCGCCTGGATCGTGGGCGGCTCGATCCTCTGGGGAATAGCCGGCGCAATACGCCAGGAACGGCCCGAATCGACTTGCTTGTGTCTTGGATACGGAGCGAGCCTGATCGGTTTTTTCCTCGTGGCAGGGCCGGGTGCGCTTGCTCCCGGTGTCGAACGGTACGCCATCTGGATGATCGCTCCGGCAGCCATCCTCGCGTCGATTGCAATTGGATCATGGCAGGATCGCGGCGGCCGCGCGGCGGCGATCGCAACGAGCGGCGCGATCGTGATCGGATGGTTGCTGTTGCTCGGTTTTCAAACGAATTGCCTCGATTTCATGCACGATTCCGGCGGTAATTCGCATCGAACGTTTCGCACCGCGGCGATCGAGCCAAAGCAAGCTGCGCTCGAGCAAATCATCGCCAAAAGCGAGCCGGGAAAGCCCGTGCGGATCGTCACCAGCGAATGGTGGACTTATTGGCCGATGCGCTATCTGAGCTTCGCCGAGGACTCAAGCAGGGGCGGGCAGATCTCGGTCGAACAGCGGACAAGCGCCGCTGAACAAGCATTGATTCTCTCCGCGGGCGAACTTGATCGTGGTCAGCTTTGGTTTGTCGAGTTCACCGACACCGCGGCCTGCAAGGCGCTGTGGCAAGCGGCCCGGAACGCCCGGTTGCCGCTTCGGGAAACAACGATCGTCGATTTTGCCGGCCGGCCGATTCTATCGCTCTTCCTCGTGGATTCCGCCGCGGATGGCCCGGCAAACGTCGGCGAAAATTCAGAGTCGCCGGGCAGACTGCATTTCGCCCGCCAATCACGACATCCGATTGTCGAGAAAAAAATTAAAGAACTTGATTTGACAAGCCGCGTGTCCGAACTACGTTTCCTTAGCGGGAACGACGATCGCAGTTGATCGACGCAACCGACACGGCCTTCGGGCTGTGGTAAAGCACCGATTGAGTCGCGACATCCGCCAACTCATCCGGCACGATTCGTCCGGTGCAATGTTTTTGGTCTGCTCTTCGAGATCATTTGTTTGCGTTTACTTGGGTTCTGCCATTCGACTCCTGGTCATCGCCGAGTGGATTGGCGACATCCGGCCGAACCCGCTTACTTTGTCACAACGGTAGTTCGCCGGCCGGTTTGGCTTGCCGGCCGGCTACCGAATGTTGGAGGAGGGCCATGAAGAGTTTTGCTTTGAAACTGCGTAAGTTCCTTGTGTCGGAAGATGGGCCCACCGCGGTCGAATATGCGGTGATGCTGGCCCTGATCGTGATCGTGTGCCTGAGTGCGATCAGCACGTTGGGCACGAATGCCAAGACGACCTTCACGAACGTCGGCAACTCGGTGGCTGGCAGCTAGATCAACGGTTCGTCCGACCCAGGCAGGTTCGTCGTTCGGCACGCAGCCTGGGCCGACGTGCAAGTCGCGGTTGCCGCGCGGTGCGGCAGCCAACGTGTTGTGTTTGAGCCGCTGGCCGGCCGACGTTCGGCCGGCAGCGGCGATGATTCGAACGAGTTTCCATTAAATATCGGCGGATCGATTGCCGGCCTTCAGGACGGACAAAAAGCCGCCCCATTCGGAGAATTGATATGAAGAATTTTGCCTCGAAAGTGCGTCGTTTCATGGTCTCGGAAGACGGTCCCACCGCGGTCGAATATGCCGTGATGCTGGCCCTGATCGTCATCGTCTGCCTGAGTGCGATCAGCACCTTGGGCACCAACGCCAAGACGACCTTCCTCAACATCGGATCGTCGGTTTCCAGCTAGTTCGCGTATGCTTCGCCCCGCGCAGGCTGCAATTCCGGCTTGTCCGGTTTGCAGCCTGTCGCTCGGCGGAAGCACGGCCAACTTAAAGGCGGTCAGGCTACACGCTACAGGCTACAGGCTTCAGGATGCAGGCAACCAATCAGCCTGTGGCCTTCAGCCCGTAGCCTTCAGTCTTTTGATGCTCCATGACCTATGCTTTCCATGTCCATTGACCTGCGGGTCAACCTCCGATTCCCATAACCCGAGCCTGGAAAGCTAGCCATGTTCAACCATTCGGCAACCGCGAGCGATCTGATGCACCACTGGAATATTTGGCTTGTGACGGTCACGTTGATCGTGGCCGCGGTGATCGATGGCATGAAACTGAAGGTGCCGAACTGGCTGACGCTGCCGATGATCGTCAGCGGATGGATTTTCAATTTTGCCGTCGGCGGATGGGCCGGACTCGGCTGGAGCATGGTGGGCATGGCTGTCGGATTGGCCCTGCTTCTGCCGGCCAATATCATCGGCGGTATGGGAGAGGGTGACGTGAAATTACTGGCAGGCGTCGGCGCCTGGGTGCTACCGGAGACGACGTTTTACGCATTCTGCTGGTCGGCCGTGATCGGTGGAGTCATTGCCGTGGCAATGATTCTGTGGCGGGGCGGCTGGCGCAAGCATCGCGATCAATTCCTGATGATCTATAGCGAGATCATGACGATCGGCAATCCGTCGGAGCTGTCGGCGATTGCCGCGGAGCGGAAGAGTTCGATGTTGCTACTGCCCTATGGCATTCCGATCGCCATTGGCACGATCGCCTATTTCGCTTGGACCGGCATGCTTGGGCTGTTGTAGTTGCGAAGTCGAAATTTTGTTTCCGATAGCGGCGACAGCGTACGAACGTGAGCGGATAGGCTGGAGAAATTCTGCCGATTGTGCCGAACAAATCGAGTGATGTCGCTGCGCTCGCGGATAGGAAACACTCGCGCGACGGCTAAGCGATGCGAGCAGCGGCCGTCCACGGTTAACGAAGATGACGAGGATGCGGCGCCTGCGGCTTTTGATAAAGCCGGATGGCTGCGCAAGCCAATCTAAATAGTGGAAGTTGGAAGAAGGAAGCGGTCTGCTGGCAAACGGATTGCCTGGCGGACCGATTCGTCCGGCCGAACCCCCGTTCGACCGAGCTCTTGTGATTCTGCGGTTTCCGAACTTCCGTCCGGCATGCCGGCGAAGAAGGAGCGACGATGCGTTCCAAAACAATGCTTCTACTCGTGCTCGCGCTAGGCTGCGGGCTTGTTGCGTCGGTCGGCATTAGTCAGATGCTTCAGAAGACCGACGCCCCCGCCGGCGACACTTCGCCCGTTTGGGTTGTAAAGACCGATATCAAGCGGAACGATGCGCTCACGGTCCAGAATCTGAATCTGGAACAATGGCCCAAGGAAAAAATCCCACCAGGAGCGCTCGGCAAGCTGGAAGAAATCGAGGGCAAGCGGGCTCGGGTGAACCTGTATGCGGGCGAAGCCGTCCTCGACAAAAAACTGCTAACCAAAGACGAACTGACGGCGTCATGGAAGATTCCGAAGGACTTCCGGCTGTATACAGTGCAGGGCGATCCGCTGAGCTCCCAGGGCGGACTCTTGCATCCGGACGATCGGGTCGACGTGTTGGTGTTCGTCGCGAAGGCCAACGGCATTGCCATGACTGGCGCCAAGACGATCTTGCAAGATATTCGCGTCTTTGCCGTGAATGACCAAGTGCAAACCACGGATGATAAGGCGGCCGAATCGATCGCCGCGAAGACGGTCACGCTGCTGGTAACTCCGAGTCAAGCCGAAAAGCTCGTCCTCGCCAGCGAAATCGGGAAAATCAAGCTTGTCATGCGCAGTGGCGATGATAGCGGCGCCATCGGCCGCGACGGGGTGACGATGAACGACTTGTTTACCCCGGAGAAAGCAGACCGCGATCATGAAGACATGAATCCGCCGGCGAATGCCAAGCCCGGACTCACCGCGCTCTTGAATCAGCAAATTCAGCAGCCGACCGCTGCGTCCCCGGCGCCACAGCCGGAGCAAATCGCGCCGCCGGAGACATTTGCGATGCAAGTGATCCGCGGAACTGAAATCACCGAAGCGGATTTTCGCCGCAAGATCGACGACCCCACGCACTGGGAAAACGCCAGTTCAACCGTGATCAGCGGTGGATCGCAATCGCCGTCGGAGCCGGACGCCTCGCTCCCGGTCACGGGCAACAACACGCTGAAATTGCCCCCGATGGGGCCGAAGGCCAACGATACGAAGCCAGGACCCTCGCCAAGCGGCAGCGGACGCACTTAGTTGACTGTTCGAGCGAATGGTCTGACGACCAAACCCGCCCGCGCGGCATCACCGCCGGCGGCACGATAAGGAAGGACACGGATGTTCAAGCACTGCTCGCGGCGGTTTTGCACCGGCCTACTGGCGATCTCGGCACTGACGTCGGCTTGGCTGACCGGGTTGGCCCAGGCGGCTGATCCCCCGCTGACTCCCCTTTCGCCCCCCGTGATTCACAAGGTCCAATCGGCCAACGATCGATTGGAGATGACCGTCAACTCCAGCCGATTGTTGACGCTCGACCAGAAGATTCCTCGCGCGCAGGTCAATAACAAGGACATCGCCGACCTCACGCCGCTTGCGCCAAATGTCATTCAGATCTTCGCCAAGAAAGCGGGCGTAACGCAGGTCAATCTGTGGGACGAACACGACCAGATCTTTTCCGTCGATGTGGTCGTGGTCGGCGATGCCCGCGAGTTGAGCCTGCTTCTGCAATCGCAGTTCCCGCACGCGGCAATTAAGGTCCAGCCCTCGGCGAACAGCGTCATCCTCTCGGGCTTCGTTCCCGAGCCGGAGCAGGTCACGCAAATCGTCAAGATCGCCGAGGACTACTATCCGAAGGTGATCAACGCGTTGCGCGTCGGCGGCGTGCAGGAGATCATGCTGCACGTCAAAGTGTTTGAAGTGTCGCGAACGAAATTACGGAACCTCGGGTTCGACTTTACCCATTCCAACGGAGGCAGTTTCTTCGGCTCCAGCATCAGCGGCCTGCTCGATGCGGGCAAGGAGACAACCGGGAGCGCGATCACCAGCGGCGCCGCGAACGATCTGGCCGGCGACACGATGCGATTTGGCATTGTCAGCGGGTCGGGCAATACGGCGTTTTTCGGCTTCATCGACGCCATGCGAAAATATAGCTTGGCGAAGGTGATCGCCGAACCGACGCTCGTGACCATGAGCGGCCGGCCGGCGAAGTTCAACGACGGCGGCGAAATCCCGATCCTCGAGCCGGGTGGTCTTGGAACCACGACCATCGATTGGAAGAACTTCGGCACGGAAATCGATTTCGTCCCGATCGTTTATGGCAATGGAGGATTGCGACTCGAAGTGAAGCCGCGGGTCACTCAGCTCGACTACAGCATCGGCGTCACCATCCCTGGATCGACATCGGTCACTCCCGGCTTGGACGTGCGCGAAGTCGACACCGGCGTCGAGATGAGGCCGGGCCAAACGCTCGCAATCGCCGGGCTGCTTTATAAGGAAGTGGATTACACGAATACGGGCATTCCGGTGCTGGCCGACCTACCGTGGTTCGGCGCCGCGTTTCGCAGCACCAGCGAACAGGTGAACGAGAAAGAACTGTTGATTCTCGTGACGCCCGAATTGGTGGACGCGATGAACCCAGGCGAAGTGCCGCCCTGCGAGCCGGGTAGCTGCAGCGTCAGCCCGAACGATGCGCAGTTTTATGGCCGCGGGTATCCGGAGGTGCCGGCTTGCGGACCGTGCGGAGCCAACTGGTGTGGCTCGGCGGCGTGTGCGCCAAACGGGGTTGAAGGGGTGATCCCTCCGCCCGGAAAGCCCATCACCCCGGCGCCGGCCTACGACGGTCCTCGATCGTCGTCCGACACCGGCTCGGTTCCGTTGGACCCGAATCAGCCGATTCTCTTCACGCCGTCCAGTCCGTCCAATCGCGCCAACCCGCAAAATGGTCCGGCAGGAAGCGCCGCGTCTCGCGGCGAGCAAGCGCCGGGATTCGTTGGTCCGATCGGTTATGACGTACTTAATTGAAGACCGAAGCACGACAGCGAACCTGCAGTGGAACTTGCCGGCGGCGACAATTCATGTTCGACCTCCGGCGCTAAGCTATGGTTGTAGGACTCGCCGCGGGTTGCCGGGCTGGCTAGCGCTGTTTGCCCGGCAATCGCCAGTCCGCGAAAATTCGGCCCACGATCGAATCCGACGGAACGATTCGGCGGCTCATTTCGCAAACGCGAATCGCCACCGGTGCAATCCAACATGAGCAACGTCCTAAGACTAGCGATCGTCGATCCCAGCGACTCCTCTCGGGAGTCGCTGAAGGCGATCTTGTTGGGACTGGAGATGGTCTGGCTCGAGGCCGAGTGCTCGCGTTACGAATTCTTTGCCGATGTCGTAGCCCAAACGCATCCGGATATCGGCTTGGTGGTGCTCGACAACGATCCAGATAAAGCACTTTCGCTGGTCAGCCAGCTTTCGGAAGCTTCGCCGCAATGCAGTGTGCTGGTCGTCAGCGGCTCGAGCGATGGCGGATTGATCTTGCGAGCGATGCGTGCCGGGGCGAAAGAATTCCTTCCCAAGCCGGTTCGGATCGAGGATTTGGTCTCGGCGCTCGAGCGGATTCGCGAGCGGCGATTTGGCCGCGGCGACGTTCGCACGCGAGGCAGCACAGTAATTGCCGTTGCAGGCGCGGCGGGTGGCGTCGGCACGACAAGTCTGGCGGTGAATCTCGGCTGTGCGTTGGCACGGGATCCGCAGTATTCGGTCGCGCTCGTGGACCTCGATCTCAGCCTCGGCGATGCCGACGTGTTTCTCGACACGATCCCCGATTACACGCTGGTGGATGTGGCGCAGAACGTCACGCGCCTCGATTTCACGTTGCTCAAACGATCGCTGACGAAACACTCTTCGGGCCTGTTTCTCTTGCCGCGGCCGGTTCAACTGGAAGACGCGAAGCTCGTCACGCCCGACGACCTGCAGCGCGTCATCGGGCTGTTGAAGGCCACATTCACGCATTTGATCCTCGATCTGTCGAAGTCGTATAGCCCGCTCGACATGGTCGCGATGCAAACGGCGAATCACGTGCTTCTCACGACGCAACTCGATTTACCCTGCCTGCGCAACGTCGTGCGGTTAATGATGTCGTTCGGCGAAATCGAAGGGCTGAAAGACAAGATCAAAATCATCGTCAACCGGGCGGGGCTCGATTCGGGCCAAATCAGCCTCAAGAAAGCCCAGGAAACCATCGGCCGCGATATCTTCTGGCAATTGCCGAACGAATACCGGACGATGGTCGAGGTGCGCAACAACGGTGTGCCGCTCATCGAGCAGGCGCCGAAGGCCGCCATCACGCAATCGATCGTCGAGCTAGCCGAGGCAATCATCGGCGATGCCAAGCAGCCTGCGGCCGCCGAAACGGCCGGAAAATCCGGCACATCCCGATGGCTCAGCTTCTTCGGCGGCAAGCCAAAGAGCTGATCGGACCAGCGAAATCATGTGCCGGCTAAAAAATCGCTCCGATTGCAACGCCCGCTTCGCATTCGAACACTAGCCCGAAGCGTTAGCGAGGGATGCGCCGCCAAAAGACGTCGCATCCATTCTTCGTCCTCACTCCGCTAATTTGTTCGGTGCACTCGGGTGCCACTACTGATGGGCAACCCGGTAGCGCGAAGCACCGACCGTTACCGCGGCAATTGGCTCGGTGCCCCCATCTCAAACCCATAAGCTATGGTTCTTCGGGGCGAGGTTTGCCGACATGCGGGCCCAAACCGCGCGATCTCCGCTCGACAATTCACCGAATCGATTATCAGGACGGACGCCGCTATGCCACCACTGAAACCACTTCCGACTGGCCGGCCGACCGAGAAGTCGCAAAATTCTGATTTCGAAGCGCTGAAGCGCCGCATTCACACCAAGCTGGTCGACAAACTCGATCTGACCCGCGTCGGCG
The nucleotide sequence above comes from Pirellulales bacterium. Encoded proteins:
- a CDS encoding Flp family type IVb pilin, which translates into the protein MKSFALKLRKFLVSEDGPTAVEYAVMLALIVIVCLSAISTLGTNAKTTFTNVGNSVAGS
- a CDS encoding Flp family type IVb pilin codes for the protein MKNFASKVRRFMVSEDGPTAVEYAVMLALIVIVCLSAISTLGTNAKTTFLNIGSSVSS
- a CDS encoding prepilin peptidase; its protein translation is MFNHSATASDLMHHWNIWLVTVTLIVAAVIDGMKLKVPNWLTLPMIVSGWIFNFAVGGWAGLGWSMVGMAVGLALLLPANIIGGMGEGDVKLLAGVGAWVLPETTFYAFCWSAVIGGVIAVAMILWRGGWRKHRDQFLMIYSEIMTIGNPSELSAIAAERKSSMLLLPYGIPIAIGTIAYFAWTGMLGLL
- the cpaB gene encoding Flp pilus assembly protein CpaB; this encodes MRSKTMLLLVLALGCGLVASVGISQMLQKTDAPAGDTSPVWVVKTDIKRNDALTVQNLNLEQWPKEKIPPGALGKLEEIEGKRARVNLYAGEAVLDKKLLTKDELTASWKIPKDFRLYTVQGDPLSSQGGLLHPDDRVDVLVFVAKANGIAMTGAKTILQDIRVFAVNDQVQTTDDKAAESIAAKTVTLLVTPSQAEKLVLASEIGKIKLVMRSGDDSGAIGRDGVTMNDLFTPEKADRDHEDMNPPANAKPGLTALLNQQIQQPTAASPAPQPEQIAPPETFAMQVIRGTEITEADFRRKIDDPTHWENASSTVISGGSQSPSEPDASLPVTGNNTLKLPPMGPKANDTKPGPSPSGSGRT
- a CDS encoding pilus assembly protein N-terminal domain-containing protein, translated to MFKHCSRRFCTGLLAISALTSAWLTGLAQAADPPLTPLSPPVIHKVQSANDRLEMTVNSSRLLTLDQKIPRAQVNNKDIADLTPLAPNVIQIFAKKAGVTQVNLWDEHDQIFSVDVVVVGDARELSLLLQSQFPHAAIKVQPSANSVILSGFVPEPEQVTQIVKIAEDYYPKVINALRVGGVQEIMLHVKVFEVSRTKLRNLGFDFTHSNGGSFFGSSISGLLDAGKETTGSAITSGAANDLAGDTMRFGIVSGSGNTAFFGFIDAMRKYSLAKVIAEPTLVTMSGRPAKFNDGGEIPILEPGGLGTTTIDWKNFGTEIDFVPIVYGNGGLRLEVKPRVTQLDYSIGVTIPGSTSVTPGLDVREVDTGVEMRPGQTLAIAGLLYKEVDYTNTGIPVLADLPWFGAAFRSTSEQVNEKELLILVTPELVDAMNPGEVPPCEPGSCSVSPNDAQFYGRGYPEVPACGPCGANWCGSAACAPNGVEGVIPPPGKPITPAPAYDGPRSSSDTGSVPLDPNQPILFTPSSPSNRANPQNGPAGSAASRGEQAPGFVGPIGYDVLN
- a CDS encoding response regulator, translated to MSNVLRLAIVDPSDSSRESLKAILLGLEMVWLEAECSRYEFFADVVAQTHPDIGLVVLDNDPDKALSLVSQLSEASPQCSVLVVSGSSDGGLILRAMRAGAKEFLPKPVRIEDLVSALERIRERRFGRGDVRTRGSTVIAVAGAAGGVGTTSLAVNLGCALARDPQYSVALVDLDLSLGDADVFLDTIPDYTLVDVAQNVTRLDFTLLKRSLTKHSSGLFLLPRPVQLEDAKLVTPDDLQRVIGLLKATFTHLILDLSKSYSPLDMVAMQTANHVLLTTQLDLPCLRNVVRLMMSFGEIEGLKDKIKIIVNRAGLDSGQISLKKAQETIGRDIFWQLPNEYRTMVEVRNNGVPLIEQAPKAAITQSIVELAEAIIGDAKQPAAAETAGKSGTSRWLSFFGGKPKS